A window of Abditibacteriota bacterium contains these coding sequences:
- the map gene encoding type I methionyl aminopeptidase, with product MVTKKTPRELDRQRSACKVVAEVLQYAGRALSPGMTTLELDRLIDAKCAELGAVPSFKGLYGFPGAACISVNDELIHGIPSDRRVLNEGDIVSVDFGACKNGYHGDSTVTFVVGGPDKASEEAARLLTVTRNALAIGIKNAFPGNRLGDLGSAIEEYVTSMGCSVVREYVGHGIGKSVHEDPSVPNYGVPGKGLRLSEGVVLAIEPMVNAGSPAIRVLDNKWTVVTRDGALCAHFEHTVAVTKNGPEILTKL from the coding sequence TTGGTAACCAAAAAGACTCCCCGGGAGCTGGACCGCCAGAGAAGCGCCTGCAAGGTGGTGGCCGAGGTCCTGCAGTATGCAGGCCGGGCGCTCAGCCCCGGTATGACAACTCTGGAGCTGGACAGGCTCATAGACGCAAAGTGCGCCGAGCTGGGCGCCGTTCCCTCCTTCAAGGGCCTCTACGGCTTTCCGGGGGCTGCCTGCATCTCGGTGAACGACGAGCTCATACACGGCATCCCTTCGGACAGACGGGTGCTCAATGAGGGAGACATAGTGTCGGTGGACTTCGGCGCCTGCAAGAACGGCTATCACGGCGATTCCACCGTGACCTTTGTGGTGGGAGGCCCGGACAAGGCCTCCGAGGAGGCCGCAAGGCTGCTCACGGTCACCCGCAACGCTCTCGCGATAGGCATCAAAAACGCCTTTCCCGGCAACAGGCTGGGGGATCTGGGCAGCGCCATCGAGGAATACGTCACGAGCATGGGCTGCAGCGTGGTCAGGGAATACGTGGGCCACGGCATAGGCAAGTCGGTCCATGAGGACCCCTCGGTGCCCAATTACGGGGTCCCGGGCAAGGGACTGAGGCTTTCCGAAGGCGTGGTGCTGGCCATAGAGCCCATGGTGAACGCAGGCTCTCCCGCCATCAGAGTGTTGGACAACAAGTGGACCGTGGTCACCCGGGACGGGGCGCTGTGCGCTCATTTTGAGCACACGGTGGCCGTCACCAAGAACGGTCCGGAAATATTGACAAAGCTATAG
- the infA gene encoding translation initiation factor IF-1, whose translation MAKEEAITVEGRVVDSLPNAAFKVELPQGPIITAHISGKMRMNYIRILPGDRVTVELSPYDLTRGRITYRFKN comes from the coding sequence TTGGCTAAAGAAGAAGCTATTACCGTAGAAGGCAGAGTGGTGGATTCGCTGCCCAATGCGGCCTTTAAGGTGGAGCTGCCTCAGGGGCCCATCATCACAGCCCATATATCGGGCAAGATGCGCATGAACTATATACGCATATTGCCCGGCGACAGGGTGACGGTGGAGCTGAGCCCCTACGATCTGACCAGGGGCAGGATCACATATAGATTCAAAAATTAG
- the rpmJ gene encoding 50S ribosomal protein L36, translated as MKVRASVKPMCDKCKVIKRHGVVRVICSAYPKHKQRQG; from the coding sequence ATGAAAGTCAGAGCTTCTGTAAAGCCTATGTGCGACAAGTGCAAGGTAATCAAGAGACACGGTGTGGTCAGGGTTATCTGCTCTGCGTATCCTAAGCACAAACAAAGACAAGGCTAA
- the rpsM gene encoding 30S ribosomal protein S13 has protein sequence MARIAGVDLPRDKRIEYGLTYIFGIGLTSSRKILADAGVDPDTRVKDLSETEIGRLRKVIEDSYTVEGDLRREVGMAIRRLVEIGCNRGRRHRMNLPVRGQRTKTNARTRKGPRKTVSRSKKAAD, from the coding sequence TTGGCAAGAATTGCAGGTGTGGACTTACCTCGGGACAAAAGGATCGAGTACGGACTGACCTATATCTTCGGCATCGGGCTGACCAGCTCCCGCAAGATATTGGCCGACGCCGGCGTAGATCCCGACACCAGGGTCAAGGACCTGTCTGAGACCGAAATAGGCCGTCTCAGAAAAGTGATCGAAGACAGCTACACTGTCGAAGGAGACCTCAGGCGTGAGGTCGGCATGGCTATACGCCGCTTAGTGGAAATAGGCTGCAACAGGGGGAGACGTCACAGGATGAATCTTCCGGTGCGCGGTCAGAGAACAAAGACGAATGCAAGAACCAGAAAGGGCCCGAGAAAGACAGTCAGCAGGTCCAAGAAGGCAGCAGATTAG
- the rpsK gene encoding 30S ribosomal protein S11, with product MVRKQVERVKAKPKRNVAHGVAHIKSTFNNTLVSITDDNGQVLSWCSAGQVGFKGSKKSTPFAASLAADKAAKAAMEHGLQKVDVMVKGPGSGRETAIRALATAGLDIVMIKDVTPIPHNGCRPPKRRRV from the coding sequence GTGGTACGAAAACAAGTTGAACGCGTCAAAGCAAAGCCCAAGAGAAATGTTGCTCACGGTGTGGCTCATATCAAGAGTACCTTCAACAACACGCTGGTGTCCATCACCGACGACAACGGACAGGTACTGAGCTGGTGCTCCGCCGGTCAGGTGGGGTTCAAGGGCTCGAAGAAGAGCACTCCTTTTGCTGCATCCCTTGCTGCCGACAAGGCCGCCAAGGCCGCCATGGAGCACGGTCTGCAGAAGGTGGACGTGATGGTAAAGGGTCCCGGTTCGGGAAGAGAGACAGCTATCAGAGCGCTGGCCACCGCCGGTCTCGATATAGTTATGATCAAGGACGTGACGCCCATTCCTCATAACGGCTGCAGACCCCCCAAGAGAAGAAGAGTATAG
- the rpsD gene encoding 30S ribosomal protein S4, producing MSSQSIPACKMCRREGSKLYIKGTRCYSKKCPFDTVKSGKNSEKAVPPVPGMHGQSMQRKLSDYGQQLREKQKLKRIYGMREKQFSIDVAEAVRQPGVTGENLLRLLEVRLDNVAFRLGFGFSRKQAKQLVSHGHVQVNGKKVDIPSYKVKVGDVVSVCEKARSIAFVVDCLAANSRNTPLWLSLDAGAFSGKVVSLPSREQIDTDVNEQLIVEYYSR from the coding sequence ATGTCATCACAGAGTATCCCTGCCTGCAAGATGTGCAGACGCGAAGGATCAAAATTATATATCAAAGGCACCCGCTGCTATTCCAAGAAGTGCCCCTTTGACACCGTGAAGAGCGGCAAGAACAGCGAGAAGGCAGTTCCTCCCGTTCCCGGTATGCACGGTCAGAGCATGCAGCGCAAGCTGTCCGACTACGGCCAGCAGCTCCGCGAGAAGCAGAAGCTGAAGAGGATCTACGGCATGCGTGAGAAGCAGTTCTCCATCGACGTGGCAGAGGCTGTCCGCCAGCCCGGCGTCACCGGCGAGAACCTGCTGAGACTGCTGGAAGTGCGTCTGGACAACGTGGCCTTCAGGCTGGGCTTTGGCTTCAGCCGCAAGCAGGCCAAGCAGCTGGTCAGCCACGGTCACGTGCAGGTCAACGGCAAGAAGGTGGATATCCCCTCCTACAAGGTCAAGGTAGGCGACGTGGTCTCCGTGTGCGAGAAGGCCAGAAGCATAGCCTTTGTAGTGGATTGTCTTGCAGCCAATTCAAGGAACACTCCTCTCTGGCTGTCCCTGGATGCCGGCGCTTTTTCCGGCAAGGTAGTCAGCCTGCCCTCGAGAGAGCAGATCGACACAGACGTCAACGAGCAGCTGATCGTTGAATACTATTCCAGATAG